In the bacterium SCSIO 12741 genome, CAGACTTAAGTTCCATGGCTCCAAAGCCGTCTATTTTGCAGGCTATGTTATGATCTCCTTCAATAAGCCGAATGTTTTTGACCTTGGTCCCTGCTTTTATGGGGCCGTTGGCTCCCTTCACGGTTAGGTTTTTAAGTACGATAATGGTGTCGCCATCAGTCAGGTTGTTACCGTTGGCATCTTTTACCACTAACTGATCGTCCAGTTCCACTTCATTGGGATTCCATTCATGACCACATTCGGGGCA is a window encoding:
- a CDS encoding alkylphosphonate utilization protein, with protein sequence MSDVPPCPNCNSPYAYPMNDLLACPECGHEWNPNEVELDDQLVVKDANGNNLTDGDTIIVLKNLTVKGANGPIKAGTKVKNIRLIEGDHNIACKIDGFGAMELKSEFVRKG